A window of the Gossypium hirsutum isolate 1008001.06 chromosome A05, Gossypium_hirsutum_v2.1, whole genome shotgun sequence genome harbors these coding sequences:
- the LOC107905693 gene encoding tRNA methyltransferase 10 homolog A — protein sequence MNTTMEAMQNEQNGQVNPPDPNPSPVPQPQSLSKNAQKKLLKQQKYEAKKAEKKAQMKEQKQRDAERKRKEWEEKLAALPEDERLKLIDSRKELRRERMEKRSEERGQKIQRLTQAKETGQNIVVDLEFSHLMTHSEIHSLVQQIMYCYAVNGRCSSPAHIWLTGCEGEMETQLQRLPGFDKWIIEKEKQSYIKAFSDRKDDLVYLTADSETVLHELDPTKVYIVGGLVDRNRWKGITMKKAEEQGIHTAKLPIGAYMKMSSSQVLTVNQVIEILLKFLETKDWKDSFFQVIPQRKRTEGDSENCQEVDGEDCEEETEKKKRCLEVPSHD from the exons ATGAACACAACGATGGAGGCAATGCAAAATGAGCAAAACGGTCAAGTAAACCCTCCCGATCCCAATCCAAGTCCCGTTCCACAGCCTCAGTCTCTGTCGAAGAATGCCCAAAAGAAGCTGTTGAAGCAGCAGAAATACGAGGCGAAGAAAGCCGAGAAGAAAGCACAAATGAAAGAGCAAAAACAGAGGGATGCGGAGAGGAAGCGCAAAGAATGGGAAGAGAAACTGGCCGCCCTACCCGAAGACGAAAGGCTTAAGCTCATAGATTCAAGAAAAGAATTGAGGAGAGAGAGGATGGAGAAAAGGTCCGAGGAAAGAGGCCAGAAAATCCAGAGACTGACCCAAGCCAAGGAGACAGGCCAAAACATTGTCGTCGACCTTGAATTCTCTCATCTTATGACCCACTCTGAGATCCACAGCCTCGTCCAGCAG ATAATGTACTGCTATGCTGTGAATGGAAGATGCAGTTCTCCTGCTCACATCTGGTTGACTGGATGCGAAGGGGAGATGGAAACTCAATTGCAAAGGCTCCCTGGTTTCGATAAATGGATTATTGAGAAGGAAAAACAATCTTATATCAAAGCATTTTCCGATCGGAAAGATGATTTGGTGTACCTTACTGCAGATTCCGAAACTGTGCTACATGAACTTGATCCCACCAAAGTTTATATTGTCGGCGGATTGGTGGACAGGAACCGGTGGAAAGGTATAACTATGAAGAAAGCAGAGGAACAGGGAATTCATACGGCAAAACTCCCGATTGGAGCTTATATGAAAATGTCCAGTTCTCAG GTCCTTACTGTGAACCAAGTTATAGAGATACTACTCAAGTTCCTGGAGACAAAAGACTGGAAAGATTCCTTCTTTCAAGTAATCCCTCAGAGGAAAAGAACCGAAGGAGATTCAGAAAACTGCCAAGAAGTAGATGGAGAAGATTGTGAGGAGGAAACTGAGAAGAAAAAGAGGTGCCTCGAAGTGCCTTCTCATGACTAG
- the LOC107905687 gene encoding U-box domain-containing protein 4 yields MVSVGDSSSSRSPLGRNICIQGSASTAKNDRHTTGRSMRTIRSNFYQNDDSSCSFTSSVPQRSGCISENLTESAIDMRLGQLASKSNAKSVKSDSETEGFLDISQAFSDFSACSSDISGELQRLATLPSPENALVNESGNGAMCELEPCQGFLQRENFSTEIIESISPEDLQPTVKICIDGLQSPSIAVKRSAAAKLRLLAKNRVDNRELIGESGAIPALTSLLRNTDPWTQEHAVTALLNLSLFEVNKDRIINAGAIKSLVYVLKTGTETSKQNAACALLSLALIEENKASIGACGAIPPLVSLLINGSNRGKKDALTTLYKLCSARQNKERAVSAGAVRPLVGMVGEQGTGMEEKAMVVLSSLVGIEEGREAIVEEGGIAALVEAIEDGSTKGKEFAVSTLLQLCADSIRNRGLLVREGGIPPLVALSQTGSAKAKHKAETLLRYLRESRQEPLCSSP; encoded by the exons ATGGTTTCTGTTGGAGATTCCAGTTCAAGCAGGTCTCCGTTAGGTCGAAACATTTGCATTCAAGGTTCGGCTTCGACGGCTAAAAACGACCGACACACAACTGGTCGTTCCATGCGTACGATACGCTCCAATTTCTACCAAAACGACGACAGCAGCTGCTCCTTTACTAGCTCCGTCCCCCAAAGGTCCGGATGTATCTCCGAAAACCTCACCGAATCCGCCATCGACATGCGTCTCGGCCAACTGGCTTCCAAGAGCAACGCCAAATCTGTTAAGTCCGACTCAGAAACCGAGGGCTTTTTAGACATTTCTCAAGCCTTCAGCGATTTCTCGGCTTGTAGCAGCGACATCTCCGGTGAGTTGCAGCGGTTGGCTACCTTGCCCTCGCCCGAAAACGCCTTGGTAAATGAGAGCGGCAATGGAGCTATGTGTGAACTGGAGCCGTGCCAAGGCTTTCTGCAGAGAGAGAACTTCTCGACGGAAATTATCGAGAGTATTTCACCGGAGGATCTTCAACCGACGGTCAAGATCTGCATCGATGGCCTCCAATCACCGTCCATTGCCGTGAAGCGATCGGCTGCGGCTAAGCTCAGACTGCTAGCGAAGAACCGCGTGGATAACCGTGAGTTAATCGGAGAATCCGGTGCGATCCCTGCTCTCACTTCGCTCCTTCGGAACACCGATCCATGGACTCAAGAGCACGCAGTGACCGCGTTGCTAAATTTGTCTCTTTTCGAAGTGAACAAAGACCGAATTATAAATGCTGGAGCTATAAAATCATTAGTGTATGTTCTCAAGACGGGAACCGAAACCTCCAAGCAAAACGCGGCCTGTGCACTTCTGAGCTTAGCTTTGATCGAAGAAAACAAGGCTTCAATTGGAGCATGCGGGGCGATACCACCTCTGGTATCCCTTCTTATTAACGGATCCAACAGAGGCAAGAAAGATGCACTAACAACCCTTTATAAGCTGTGTTCGGCCAGGCAGAACAAAGAAAGGGCGGTTAGTGCGGGTGCAGTTAGGCCTTTGGTGGGGATGGTAGGCGAGCAAGGGACCGGAATGGAAGAGAAGGCGATGGTTGTCCTCAGTAGCTTGGTAGGAATTGAGGAAGGAAGGGAAGCTATCGTTGAGGAAGGTGGGATTGCGGCACTGGTGGAGGCGATTGAGGATGGGTCTACCAAGGGGAAGGAGTTCGCGGTGTCGACACTGTTGCAGTTGTGTGCTGATAGCATTAGGAATCGAGGGTTGCTTGTTAGGGAAGGTGGGATCCCTCCTCTTGTGGCTCTTTCTCAGACTGGGAGTGCTAAGGCTAAACATAAG GCTGAAACTCTTCTTAGGTATCTAAGAGAATCCAGACAAGAGCCTTTGTGTTCCAGTCCttag
- the LOC107905686 gene encoding inositol-phosphate phosphatase isoform X2, translating into MADNVSVEEFLATAVDAAKKAGEIIRKGFYQTKHVEHKGQVDLVTETDKACEDLVFNHLKQHYPSHKFIGEETTAAYGTSELTDEPTWIVDPLDGTTNFVHGFPFVCVSISLTLGKVPTVGVVYNPIMDELFTGILGKGAFLNGSPIRVSSQTELVKSLLATEAGTKRDTPTVDATTNRINNLLFKVRSVRMSGSCALNLCGIACGRLDLFYELGYGGPWDVAAGVLIVKEAGGLVYDPFGKDFDITVPQPRIQVSIADDMDAPKRC; encoded by the exons ATGGCTGACAATG TTTCTGTTGAAGAGTTCTTGGCCACTGCAGTCGACGCAGCAAAGAAAGCCGGCGAG ATAATCCGTAAAGGGTTTTATCAGACCAAGCATGTGGAGCATAAAGGCCAG GTCGATTTGGTCACTGAGACCGATAAGGCATGTGAGGATCTTGTGTTTAACCATCTTAAGCAGCATTACCCTTCTCACAAG TTTATCGGGGAAGAAACTACCGCGGCTTACGGTACATCAGAGCTTACCGATGAGCCTACCTGGATAGTTGATCCTCTTGATGGAACAACTAATTTTGTCCACGg GTTTCCCTTTGTCTGTGTCTCCATTAGTCTTACCCTTGGAAAGGTTCCTACAGTTGGTGTTGTTTACAATCCAATAATGGATGAG CTCTTTACCGGTATACTTGGGAAAGGTGCTTTTCTCAATGGATCTCCTATTAGAG TGTCATCTCAAACAGAACTTGTGAAGTCTCTGCTTGCAACAGAG GCTGGAACAAAACGAGACACACCAACTGTGGATGCTACTACAAATAGAATCAATAACTTACTTTTCAAG GTGAGATCAGTCCGGATGAGCGGTTCATGTGCATTGAATCTTTGTGGAATTGCATGCGGAAGGCTTGACCTGTTTTATGAACTTGGATACGGTGGTCCATG GGATGTCGCAGCTGGTGTTTTAATCGTTAAAGAAGCTGGTGGCCTCGTGTATGATCC GTTTGGCAAAGATTTCGACATCACAGTTCCACAG CCCCGCATTCAAGTCTCCATTGCTGATGATATGGATGCTCCAAAGAGATGCTGA
- the LOC107905691 gene encoding heterogeneous nuclear ribonucleoprotein 1, whose translation MEMELGKLFIGGISWGTNEDRLREYFQTFGEVVEAVIMKDRATGRARGFGFVVFADPAVAERVVMKEHMIDGRTVEAKKAVPRDDQNMLNKNNISTLGSPGPSRTKKIFVGGLASTVTESDFKRYFDQFGTITDVVVMYDHNTQRPRGFGFITYDSEEAVDKVLQRTFHELNGKMVEVKRAVPKESSLGPNRNQLGGYNFGLSRVNSFLNGYMQGYNTNSVGGYGVRMEGRSSPGTIGHNGFSPLSHGYGMGLNFESNLSPSSGWKLNLGSNLSHGWGFNTSFNGNSNRFASPFGYGVGSGGNDSVLNSAGRNVWGNGSLNYATNPTNSSAMLGPGSGKTGVSSLGSIGPLWDSSPKSGQGGGVASAYNSSNLRYGSGDFGIASGGIGHGRSSGTSVAQVSSHGGYDRAYADIYDNGSFFEDSTWQSSPLDLEQSSSFDFGLGNTTSDVMSNNSAGYIGGYNVTNRQSNGGIAT comes from the exons ATGGAAATGGAGCTTGGCAAGCTATTCATCGGTGGGATTTCTTGGGGCACAAATGAGGACCGTCTTAGAGAGTATTTTCAAACTTTTGGGGAAGTTGTGGAAGCTGTGATAATGAAGGATCGGGCTACCGGCCGTGCCCGTGGATTCGGGTTTGTCGTTTTTGCTGATCCGGCTGTTGCAGAAAGGGTTGTGATGAAAGAGCATATGATAGACGGTAGAACT GTTGAGGCAAAGAAGGCAGTTCCTAGGGATGACCAGAACATgttgaacaaaaataatattagcaCACTTGGATCACCTGGTCCTTCTCGCACAAAAAAGATATTTGTAGGAGGCTTGGCATCCACAGTCACTGAGAGTGACTTTAAGAGGTACTTTGATCAGTTCGGTACAATTACAGATGTTGTTGTGATGTATGATCACAACACTCAGAGGCCACGAGGTTTTGGATTCATAACTTATGATTCAGAGGAAGCTGTGGATAAAGTCTTGCAGAGAACATTTCATGAGCTCAACGGGAAAATGGTTGAGGTCAAGCGAGCTGTCCCCAAAGAATCATCTTTAGGTCCTAACCGGAACCAGTTAGGTGGGTATAACTTTGGCCTTAGTAGAGTCAATAGCTTCCTTAACGGGTACATGCAGGGTTATAATACTAATTCAGTCGGTGGTTATGGTGTTAGAATGGAAGGTAGATCTAGTCCTGGTACTATTGGTCATAATGGGTTTTCTCCATTGAGTCATGGTTATGGGATGGGACTGAATTTTGAGTCAAATTTGAGTCCAAGCTCTGGATGGAAATTGAACCTTGGTTCTAACCTGAGCCATGGATGGGGATTTAACACTTCATTTAATGGAAATTCAAACAGATTTGCAAGTCCCTTTGGGTATGGTGTGGGCAGTGGAGGAAATGATTCCGTCTTAAACTCAGCTGGTCGAAATGTGTGGGGAAATGGAAGTCTTAACTATGCAACTAACCCCACAAACTCTAGTGCTATGTTGGGGCCTGGAAGCGGGAAAACAGGTGTGAGTTCTTTGGGCAGCATTGGACCACTTTGGGATTCCTCTCCTAAGTCAGGTCAAGGTGGAGGTGTTGCTTCTGCTTACAATAGTAGCAATCTTAGGTATGGAAGTGGCGATTTTGGTATTGCATCGGGAGGGATAGGCCATGGGAGAAGCAGTGGAACCAGTGTTGCCCAGGTATCATCCCATGGTGGTTATGACAGGGCTTATGCTGATATTTATGACAATGGTTCATTTTTCGAGGATTCTACGTGGCAATCTTCACCCTTAGACCTAGAGCAGTCTAGTTCTTTTGATTTTGGTCTGGGAAATACAACTTCAGATGTTATGTCTAATAACTCTGCTGGTTACATTGGCGGTTATAACGTTACAAATAGGCAGTCAAATGGAG GGATTGCCACATAG
- the LOC107905686 gene encoding inositol-phosphate phosphatase isoform X1 yields the protein MADNVSVEEFLATAVDAAKKAGEIIRKGFYQTKHVEHKGQVDLVTETDKACEDLVFNHLKQHYPSHKFIGEETTAAYGTSELTDEPTWIVDPLDGTTNFVHGFPFVCVSISLTLGKVPTVGVVYNPIMDELFTGILGKGAFLNGSPIRVSSQTELVKSLLATEAGTKRDTPTVDATTNRINNLLFKVRSVRMSGSCALNLCGIACGRLDLFYELGYGGPWDVAAGVLIVKEAGGLVYDPFGKDFDITVPQVAASNPFLKDAFLEALQH from the exons ATGGCTGACAATG TTTCTGTTGAAGAGTTCTTGGCCACTGCAGTCGACGCAGCAAAGAAAGCCGGCGAG ATAATCCGTAAAGGGTTTTATCAGACCAAGCATGTGGAGCATAAAGGCCAG GTCGATTTGGTCACTGAGACCGATAAGGCATGTGAGGATCTTGTGTTTAACCATCTTAAGCAGCATTACCCTTCTCACAAG TTTATCGGGGAAGAAACTACCGCGGCTTACGGTACATCAGAGCTTACCGATGAGCCTACCTGGATAGTTGATCCTCTTGATGGAACAACTAATTTTGTCCACGg GTTTCCCTTTGTCTGTGTCTCCATTAGTCTTACCCTTGGAAAGGTTCCTACAGTTGGTGTTGTTTACAATCCAATAATGGATGAG CTCTTTACCGGTATACTTGGGAAAGGTGCTTTTCTCAATGGATCTCCTATTAGAG TGTCATCTCAAACAGAACTTGTGAAGTCTCTGCTTGCAACAGAG GCTGGAACAAAACGAGACACACCAACTGTGGATGCTACTACAAATAGAATCAATAACTTACTTTTCAAG GTGAGATCAGTCCGGATGAGCGGTTCATGTGCATTGAATCTTTGTGGAATTGCATGCGGAAGGCTTGACCTGTTTTATGAACTTGGATACGGTGGTCCATG GGATGTCGCAGCTGGTGTTTTAATCGTTAAAGAAGCTGGTGGCCTCGTGTATGATCC GTTTGGCAAAGATTTCGACATCACAGTTCCACAGGTCGCCGCTTCGAATCCGTTCTTGAAAGATGCATTCCTTGAGGCTTTGCAGCATTGA
- the LOC107905689 gene encoding ACT domain-containing protein ACR11, which produces MASAANCVVYFSSNTNYLTVSELKNHSLPASFVSRPPNNNTLGKRSRYSVRLLSSTTGINPRAAAPSATAVENDGSFPDTDMVPTPKVIIDQDSDPDATVVEITFGDRLGALLDTMNALKSLGLNVTKANVYLDSSGKHNKFCITKASTGRKVEEPELLEAIRLTIINNLLEFHPESSSQLAMGATFGAEPPKETVDVDIATRIRVHDDGPDRSLLYVETADHPGLLVELVKTITDINVAVESGEFDTEGLLAKAKFHVSYKGKALIKPLQQVLANSLRYYLRRPTTEEASF; this is translated from the exons ATGGCTTCTGCTGCTAACTGTGTAGTGTATTTTAGCAGCAACACTAACTACCTTACTGTCTCTGAACTCAAAAACCATTCTTTGCCTGCTAGCTTTGTCAGCAGACCACCCAACAACAACACTCTTGGGAAAAGAAG TCGTTACAGTGTCAGATTGTTATCTTCAACGACGGGAATCAATCCACGGGCAGCAGCACCATCAGCCACTGCTGTAGAG AATGATGGAAGTTTCCCCGACACTGATATGGTTCCAACCCCCAAAGTTATAATTGATCAAGACTCGGATCCAGATGCCACTGTTGTTGAAATTACCTTTGGCGATCGACTCGGAGCGCTTCTTGATACT ATGAATGCACTTAAAAGTCTCGGGTTGAATGTTACTAAGGCAAATGTCTATTTGGATTCATCTGGGAAGCACAACAAGTTTTGCATCACCAAGGC TAGCACTGGAAGGAAAGTTGAAGAACCAGAACTGCTCGAGGCAATACGTTTGACGATTATAAACAACTTACTTGAGTTTCATCCG GAATCAAGCTCCCAGTTAGCAATGGGTGCAACTTTTGGTGCTGAGCCACCAAAAGAAACG GTTGATGTAGACATTGCTACTCGCATTAGAGTTCATGATGATGGTCCTGACCGTAG CTTGCTATATGTAGAGACAGCCGATCATCCAGGGTTGTTGGTGGAGCTTGTGAAAACTATTACCGACATCAACGTTGCAGTTGAGTCCGGAGAGTTCGACACGGAG GGGTTGCTTGCAAAGGCAAAGTTTCACGTCAGTTACAAGGGTAAAGCCCTCATCAAGCCTCTGCAGCAG GTTCTTGCAAATAGTTTACGATATTACTTGAGGCGTCCGACTACAGAGGAGGCGAGTTTTTGA